The Mastomys coucha isolate ucsf_1 unplaced genomic scaffold, UCSF_Mcou_1 pScaffold4, whole genome shotgun sequence genome has a segment encoding these proteins:
- the Oaz1 gene encoding LOW QUALITY PROTEIN: ornithine decarboxylase antizyme 1 (The sequence of the model RefSeq protein was modified relative to this genomic sequence to represent the inferred CDS: deleted 1 base in 1 codon) yields MVKSSLQRILNSHCFAREKEGDKRSATLHASRTMPLLSQHSRGGCSSESSRVALHCCSNLGPGPRWCSDVPHPPLKIPGGRGNSQRDHSLSASILYSDERLNVTEEPTSNDKTRVLSIQSTLTEAKQVTWRAVWSGGGLYIELPAGPLPEGSKDSFAALLEFAEEQLRADHVFICFPKNREDRAALLRTFSFLGFEIVRPGHPLVPKRPDACFMVYTLERDDPGEED; encoded by the exons ATGGTGAAATCCTCCCTGCAGCGGATTCTCAACAGCCACTGCTTcgccagagagaaagaaggggacaaACGCAGCGCCACGCTTCACGCCAGCCGCACCATGCCGCTTCTTAGTCAGCACAGCCGCGGCGGCTGCAGCAGCGAGAG TTCTAGGGTTGCCCTTCATTGCTGTAGTAACCTGGGTCCGGGGCCTCGGTGGTGCTCC GATGTCCCTCACCCACCCCTGAAGATCCCAGGTGGGCGAGGGAACAGTCAGCGGGATCACAGTCTTTCAGCTAGCATCCTGTACTCC GACGAGCGGCTGAATGTGACAGAGGAGCCGACGTCTAACGACAAGACCAGGGTCCTGAGCATCCAGTCCACGCTCACGGAGGCCAAGCAGGTCACCTGGAGGGCGGTGTGGAGTGGTGGTGGCCTCTACATCGAGCTCCCAGCTGGGCCTCTGCCTGAGGGCAGCAAGGACAG TTTTGCAGCTCTCCTAGAGTTTGCAGAGGAGCAACTCCGGGCCGACCATGTTTTCATCTGCTTCCCCAAGAACCGTGAGGACAGAG CCGCCCTACTCCGAACCTTCAGCTTTCTTGGCTTTGAGATTGTGAGACCCGGGCATCCCCTTGTCCCCAAGAGACCCGACGCTTGCTTCATGGTCTACACGCTGGAGAGAGATGACCCGGGTGAGGAGGACTAG